A window of the Arachis duranensis cultivar V14167 chromosome 5, aradu.V14167.gnm2.J7QH, whole genome shotgun sequence genome harbors these coding sequences:
- the LOC107489082 gene encoding probable leucine-rich repeat receptor-like protein kinase At1g35710, translating into MEKYQYQLILKIVSLLLTVKIAFGDWCSSQDLEGLIGFKNGIQLDTSGRLAKWVGQRCCDWEGIVCDNATTSGTRRVTQIHLPGFISTDKDLFRTQMIGHFSLSITLLTSLEILDLGGLVGLSGTIPQTLGMHLQKLQKLYLYGNNLTGSIPESIGKLQNLQELAIHENRLSGSIPSSLGALRKLKSLLLYSNKISGTLPLSLGNLTNLVELDLHENSINGHIPNSIGQMQNLEKLDLSSNLLNGRIPSSLSNLTFISVLYLDTNNLEGTIPFPSRNGGENMHSLGFLRLNENNLSGNLPFNFGQLVSLQRVSLSNNKLEGALPSSLGNLHHLTEIYLSGNFFSGQIPKSLGQISHLIMFNISKNLIQRPLPKEMSNLQNLQTIDLSFNPLNLTSIPEWLPSLLSLSGIYLAGCGIQGRIPEVLNTIKSPIQELDLSMNFLSGSIPSWIGSFSQLYLLNLSRNSLDSFIPRSIAKLRNLAILDLNSNRLTGSITEAFEIEQDSTGGSLTYLDLSHNNFSSGVEEIGVGGQFNIQFLNLSHNNLKGMLSSSLGRLKSIHSLDLSFNKLASNLPEFLANLTTLEILRLQKNHFSGNIPNAFLKLRKLKELDLSDNVLEGEIPEGEPLINFPGSSYSGNKGLCGKPLAPCKL; encoded by the coding sequence ATGGAGAAATATCAGTATCAACTGATATTGAAAATAGTTTCACTGCTTTTAACAGTGAAAATTGCATTTGGAGATTGGTGCAGTTCACAAGACTTGGAAGGTTTGATTGGTTTCAAGAATGGAATTCAGCTGGATACATCTGGAAGATTGGCAAAATGGGTTGGTCAAAGATGCTGTGATTGGGAAGGCATTGTATGTGATAATGCAACAACATCAGGAACAAGAAGAGTGACACAGATTCATCTTCCAGGGTTTATTTCCACAGATAAAGACTTGTTTCGAACCCAAATGATTGGTCACTTTTCACTTTCCATCACACTCCTCACCTCACTTGAAATCCTTGATCTTGGAGGCTTAGTAGGCCTCAGTGGAACAATTCCACAAACACTTGGCATGCATCTGCAAAAGCTCCAAAAGCTTTACCTTTATGGAAACAACTTAACAGGCTCAATTCCAGAAAGCATTGGTAAGTTGCAAAACCTACAGGAACTTGCAATTCATGAAAATAGGCTATCTGGGTCAATTCCTTCTAGCCTTGGAGCCCTAAGAAAACTGAAAAGTTTGCTgctttattcaaataaaatctcaGGTACATTACCACTCTCACTTGGGAACTTGACAAATTTGGTAGAATTGGATCTTCATGAAAATTCCATCAATGGTCACATACCAAATAGCATTGGTCAGATGCAGAATCTTGAAAAGCTTGACCTTTCAAGCAATTTGCTAAATGGGAGAATCCCTTCATCATTATCCAATTTAACTTTCATTTCAGTTTTGTATTTGGACACAAATAATCTTGAGGGAACAATCCCATTCCCTTCGAGAAATGGTGGTGAAAATATGCATTCTTTAGGGTTCTTGAGGCTCAATGAGAACAATCTAAGTGGAAATTTACCTTTCAATTTCGGTCAACTTGTTTCTCTTCAAAGGGTATCATTGTCAAACAACAAACTTGAAGGTGCATTGCCTTCAAGTTTGGGGAATTTGCATCATTTGACTGAGATTTACCTAAGTGGAAACTTTTTCTCTGGCCAAATACCAAAATCATTAGGCCAAATTTCTCACCTCATAATGTTCAACATTTCCAAAAACTTGATTCAAAGGCCATTGCCAAAAGAGATGTCAAACCTTCAAAATCTTCAAACAATTGATCTCTCTTTCAACCCTTTGAACCTCACTTCCATCCCCGAATGGCTGCCAAGTCTATTGTCGCTCTCCGGCATTTACCTTGCAGGCTGTGGAATCCAAGGCCGAATTCCAGAAGTTTTGAATACAATCAAAAGTCCAATTCAGGAATTGGACTTATCAATGAACTTTCTCAGTGGAAGCATACCTTCATGGATAGGTTCCTTCAGCCAACTCTACTTATTGAACCTCTCAAGAAACTCACTTGATTCATTCATCCCTCGGTCCATTGCGAAATTGCGCAATCTTGCAATTCTTGATCTTAACTCAAATAGGCTTACAGGATCCATAACTGAGGCATTTGAAATTGAACAAGATTCCACTGGAGGATCACTGACATACCTGGATCTTTCCCATAACAATTTCTCTAGTGGAGTTGAAGAAATTGGTGTAGGAGGGCAATTCAACATTCAATTTCTGAATCTTTCTCACAACAATCTGAAGGGTATGTTGTCAAGTTCACTTGGGAGGCTAAAATCCATTCACAGTTTGGACTTGAGCTTCAACAAGTTAGCATCAAATTTACCAGAGTTTCTTGCAAATTTGACCACATTGGAGATACTTAGGCTGCAAAAGAATCACTTTAGTGGTAACATTCCTAATGCATTTCTCAAGCTTAGAAAGTTGAAGGAGTTGGATCTATCAGATAATGTTCTTGAAGGGGAAATTCCAGAGGGTGAACCTCTGATTAACTTCCCTGGTAGTTCTTATTCTGGTAACAAAGGTTTGTGTGGAAAGCCTCTTGCTCCTTGTAAACTCTGA
- the LOC107489041 gene encoding uncharacterized protein LOC107489041: MGACVSAPQRCVGGRLSSSSKRNKQQRKRSRRSGGDGIRRRVSSKLYKGSSSLDNNVLDLLCGSIEEAWFDSNVVFDSDCDDDYQSVPDDLLSLNGNDANHRVSTASVDATDHQSKSDGNIVDANEPVFVDEISSVDANSNKEEGILDNCGILPNNCLPCLASTVPSIEKRRSSSSSPPSARKKAPMKLSFKWKEGHGNATLLSTKTLLQRPIAGSQVPFCPIDKKMLDCWSHIDPSTFKVRGVNYFKDKKKDFAPNYSAYYPFGVDVFLSPRKVDHIARFVELPFISSSGKLPPILVVNVQIPLYPATIFQGETDGDGMSFVLYFKLSEGYSKELPLHLQESIRKLMDDEVEKVKGFPVDTIAPFRERLKILGRVVNLEDLHLSAAERKLMHAYNEKPVLSRPQHEFYSGENYFEIDLDMHRFSYISRKGFEAFLDRLKICTLDVGLTIQGNKAEELPEQVLCCVRLNGIDYMNYHQLGLTQDPL, encoded by the exons aTGGGAGCTTGTGTTTCAGCTCCACAAAGGTGTGTTGGAGGGAGATTGAGCTCTTCTTCAAAGAGGAATAAGCAACAAAGAAAGAGGAGTAGAAGGAGTGGTGGTGATGGAATTAGAAGAAGAGTTTCTTCTAAATTGTACAAGGGATCATCATCATTGGATAATAACGTTCTTGACCTTCTTT GTGGAAGTATTGAAGAGGCATGGTTTGATTCAAATGTGGTATTCGACTCCGACTGCGACGACGATTACCAGAGTGTTCCTGATG ATTTGTTATCTTTGAATGGAAATGATGCCAACCATAGAGTTTCAACTGCTAGTGTAGATGCAACTGATCATCAAAGTAAATCCGACGGAAACATAGTCGATGCGAATGAACCCGTGTTCGTTGATGAGATTTCCTCAGTGGATGCAAACTCCAACAAGGAAGAAGGGATTTTGGACAATTGTGGAATCCTTCCAAACAATTGTTTGCCGTGTCTAGCTTCTACCGTGCCTTCTATAGAGAAACGAAGATCTTCGAGTTCTAGTCCTCCTAGTGCAAGGAAGAAGGCTCCTATGAAACTCTCCTTTAAATGGAAGGAAGGACATGGAAATGCTACTCTAT TGTCGACAAAGACTCTTCTACAAAGACCAATTGCAGGATCTCAAGTACCCTTTTGTCCAATCGATAAGAAAATGCTTGATTGTTGGTCACACATTGATCCAAGCACTTTTAAAGTTCGGGGAGTAAACTATTTTAA GGACAAGAAGAAGGACTTTGCTCCAAACTATTCTGCATATTACCCGTTTGGCGTAGACGTATTCTTATCGCCACGGAAGGTGGACCATATAGCTCGATTTGTGGAACTTCCTTTTATTAGTTCCTCTGGGAAATTGCCACCAATTCTTGTTGTAAATGTGCAG ATTCCACTCTACCCTGCCACAATTTTTCAAGGTGAAACTGATGGGGATGGAATGAGTTTTGTGTTGTACTTTAAACTTTCCGAAGGTTACTCAAAGGAACTTCCTCTGCATCTTCAAGAAAGCATCAGA AAGCTGATGGATGATGAAGTTGAAAAGGTGAAGGGTTTTCCTGTCGATACAATCGCCCCATTCCGGGAAAGGTTGAAGATATTAGGCCGTGTCGTCAACCTCGAAGACCTTCATTTGAGTGCAGCAGAAAGGAAGCTTATGCATGCCTACAACGAAAAACCGGTTCTTTCGCGACCCCAGCATGAGTTTTACTCA GGAGAGAATTACTTTGAGATTGATTTGGATATGCATAGATTTAGTTACATCTCTAGGAAAGGCTTTGAAGCTTTCTTGGACAGATTAAAAATCTGCACTTTAGATGTTGGTCTCACAATTCAG GGGAACAAAGCAGAGGAATTGCCAGAACAAGTTTTATGTTGTGTTAGATTAAACGGCATTGACTACATGAATTACCATCAATTGGGACTAACTCAAGATCCCCTCTAA